Proteins from one Mucilaginibacter jinjuensis genomic window:
- a CDS encoding YciI family protein, translated as MKDFLLIFRADYKAMPQLSPEEMQALTQTWMNWVAGIAAKGNLADRGNRLMPAGKVVNADNVISDGPYAEIKESILGYIVVKAESLDEAAELANGCPVLLQGGNVEVREINPL; from the coding sequence ATGAAAGACTTCTTATTAATCTTCAGAGCAGATTACAAAGCGATGCCACAGCTATCGCCAGAAGAAATGCAGGCCTTAACTCAAACATGGATGAACTGGGTAGCCGGTATTGCAGCCAAAGGAAACCTGGCCGACCGGGGCAACCGCTTAATGCCAGCCGGTAAAGTAGTAAACGCTGACAACGTTATTTCTGACGGGCCTTATGCCGAGATCAAAGAATCAATTTTAGGCTACATAGTGGTAAAGGCTGAATCATTGGATGAGGCGGCAGAACTGGCCAATGGTTGCCCGGTATTATTGCAGGGCGGTAATGTTGAGGTAAGAGAAATTAACCCCTTATAA
- a CDS encoding AraC family transcriptional regulator, translated as MHHQEFAPPEELRDTINCFWYNRRDGAQQQAAFEVQPDGYAEIIFYFGSTISYVHNGDLQPLPSPFMMGLLNQPALFYAQNRLEIIGIRCFPWTVFDLLGLPSDKGSVHIFEHPIAQLQPTLSKWIKAGQIEESLTEIKQFLLNARSAIANSSMLFKAGVAMRNANGTIPVSEVAAAAHATVRTLERNFKQSSGYTVKDVSALMRFEQVRNRLWQQPGASLSALAHEFGYTDQSHLSREFKRYSGSTPAAFARKAKKDKQELGDDFVAFVQS; from the coding sequence ATGCACCACCAGGAATTTGCCCCTCCCGAAGAACTCCGCGATACCATTAACTGCTTTTGGTATAACAGAAGAGACGGTGCCCAACAACAAGCTGCTTTCGAAGTTCAGCCCGATGGCTATGCCGAAATTATTTTTTACTTCGGGAGTACTATCAGCTACGTTCATAATGGCGACTTGCAGCCCTTGCCTTCGCCATTTATGATGGGGCTACTTAACCAGCCTGCCCTATTTTACGCCCAAAACCGTTTAGAGATTATCGGCATTAGATGTTTCCCCTGGACGGTGTTCGACTTGCTCGGCCTGCCTTCTGATAAAGGTAGCGTGCATATATTTGAGCATCCTATAGCCCAGTTGCAACCTACATTAAGCAAGTGGATTAAGGCTGGCCAAATAGAGGAATCCCTAACCGAGATTAAACAATTTTTGCTGAATGCACGGTCGGCTATTGCCAATAGCAGCATGTTGTTTAAAGCTGGTGTTGCCATGCGCAATGCCAACGGTACTATACCGGTAAGCGAAGTAGCAGCCGCAGCACATGCCACCGTGCGCACACTGGAACGGAATTTCAAGCAATCATCCGGCTATACGGTTAAAGATGTTTCGGCATTAATGCGCTTTGAGCAGGTGCGCAACCGTTTATGGCAACAGCCGGGTGCCAGCCTCTCTGCCCTGGCGCATGAGTTTGGTTACACCGATCAATCACATCTCAGCAGGGAATTTAAACGCTACAGCGGCAGCACACCCGCAGCATTTGCACGCAAAGCAAAGAAAGATAAGCAGGAACTGGGCGATGATTTTGTCGCGTTTGTACAATCCTAA
- a CDS encoding FAD-dependent monooxygenase: MNTTHQHHKSIQTQSIYDVIISGAGPVGLFLACELALAKCSVLVLEKAADPHSPLKQMPFGIRGLSSLSIETLYRRNMFNELQLYKRLKSPHQNAGEGSRRQVGHFAGIPFHEGDIDASHWQYRLPSATPTSLMSEMQELESIFAHRAEALGVVIKRGMAITGYEQTEEEVTVQAGDQSFRAKWLVGCDGARSAVRKLGNFEFAGTEPQFTGYTAKVDIADPEKLKPGRNVTPNGMYMQSQPGYLMIQDFDAGAFHSSDEQITLQHLQEVLRRISSTDVTLTALHAATTWTDRARQATAYLDGRTILAGDAAHIHAPLGGQGLNLGLGDAMNLGWKLAATIHNKAPEGLLDTYFTERHPIGVQVLDWSRAQVYIMEPTPQAQAMHAVIRDLMNTPDGATYFAGRVWGINTQYNLGGNHPLIGRSTPNFELEDGTTIGDLMHNGLGILLDFRASDSLKTLAGQYGDQLKYVTGHAKEQLGLSAVLIRPDGIVAWLAEDEVDQQSIKQAIAHWFKQ, encoded by the coding sequence ATGAACACAACACATCAACATCATAAATCAATACAAACTCAATCTATTTACGACGTTATCATCTCCGGCGCAGGTCCTGTAGGCTTATTCCTGGCTTGCGAACTGGCTCTGGCCAAATGCTCGGTACTGGTACTTGAAAAGGCGGCAGACCCGCACTCGCCCCTCAAGCAAATGCCTTTCGGTATCCGGGGGCTATCCTCCCTTTCTATCGAAACGCTTTACCGCCGCAATATGTTCAACGAGCTCCAACTCTATAAACGCCTTAAAAGCCCGCACCAAAACGCTGGTGAAGGCTCACGCAGGCAGGTTGGGCATTTCGCGGGTATCCCATTCCATGAGGGTGATATCGATGCTTCACACTGGCAATACCGTTTACCCAGCGCTACCCCTACCAGCTTAATGTCTGAAATGCAGGAGCTCGAATCCATTTTCGCCCATCGTGCCGAAGCTCTGGGTGTGGTTATCAAACGCGGAATGGCTATTACCGGCTACGAGCAAACGGAGGAAGAGGTAACGGTTCAAGCAGGCGATCAATCTTTCCGAGCCAAATGGCTGGTAGGTTGCGATGGTGCCCGAAGCGCTGTACGCAAGCTAGGCAATTTTGAATTTGCCGGTACCGAGCCGCAATTTACCGGCTATACCGCCAAGGTTGATATTGCCGACCCCGAGAAGCTTAAACCCGGTAGAAACGTTACGCCGAATGGTATGTACATGCAATCGCAACCGGGCTACCTGATGATCCAGGATTTTGATGCCGGGGCATTTCATAGTTCGGATGAGCAGATAACGCTTCAACATCTGCAGGAGGTGCTACGCCGTATTTCCAGCACCGACGTTACCCTCACCGCCCTGCATGCCGCTACCACCTGGACGGACAGGGCGCGACAAGCTACCGCCTACCTGGACGGACGGACAATTTTAGCAGGCGATGCTGCACACATCCACGCACCATTGGGCGGGCAAGGCCTTAACCTCGGCCTGGGTGATGCCATGAACCTGGGTTGGAAACTTGCCGCAACGATCCATAATAAAGCCCCTGAAGGTTTACTGGATACTTATTTTACTGAACGCCACCCTATTGGTGTACAGGTACTGGATTGGTCGCGTGCACAGGTTTACATCATGGAGCCAACCCCGCAAGCACAGGCCATGCATGCCGTCATTCGTGATTTAATGAATACTCCCGATGGTGCCACCTATTTTGCAGGCCGCGTATGGGGCATTAACACACAATACAACCTCGGTGGTAACCATCCGCTTATTGGTCGCAGTACACCCAATTTTGAGCTGGAGGATGGCACAACTATAGGCGATTTAATGCACAATGGGCTGGGCATTTTGCTTGATTTTAGAGCGAGTGATTCACTCAAAACTTTAGCCGGGCAGTATGGTGATCAGCTAAAATATGTTACAGGCCATGCCAAAGAGCAACTGGGCTTAAGCGCCGTATTGATAAGGCCCGATGGTATTGTTGCCTGGCTTGCTGAAGATGAAGTGGATCAGCAATCGATAAAACAGGCTATTGCGCATTGGTTTAAGCAATAG
- a CDS encoding helix-turn-helix domain-containing protein, protein MHLINSISENHRLLSLPEPLHPLVSVVRVGDIKFTDELIWERFAMNFYCISLKKNINAKTKYGQQYYDYDKGLMTFVAPKQVLSLDSPFADALSPSSGYALFVHPDFLYKHPLATTIKGYGFFSYKVNEALHLSEKEEKNIVEIFQKIEEEYQHIDRHTQDIILSQIDLLLNYSNRFYERQFITRKAVNHDILTRVETLLNEYLDNKSSLEKGLPSVEALADQLHLSPHYLSDVLRSLTGQSAQQHIQEKLIEKAKEYLSVTNFSVAEIAYQLGFEHPQSFNKLFKKKMNVSPLEFRQTFN, encoded by the coding sequence ATGCATCTCATTAATTCTATATCAGAAAACCATCGTTTATTATCACTGCCCGAGCCGCTGCACCCTTTAGTGAGTGTAGTACGGGTAGGGGATATTAAGTTTACGGATGAATTGATATGGGAGCGTTTTGCAATGAATTTTTATTGTATCTCTTTGAAAAAGAATATTAACGCCAAAACTAAATATGGGCAGCAATATTATGATTACGATAAAGGCCTCATGACTTTTGTTGCGCCTAAACAGGTGCTCTCGTTAGATAGCCCCTTTGCCGATGCGCTGAGCCCTTCATCCGGGTATGCTTTGTTTGTGCATCCCGATTTTTTGTACAAGCACCCCCTTGCCACCACCATTAAAGGTTATGGTTTTTTCTCATATAAGGTTAATGAAGCACTGCATCTTTCGGAAAAAGAAGAGAAGAATATTGTAGAGATTTTTCAAAAAATTGAAGAAGAATACCAGCATATCGACAGGCACACGCAGGATATTATTCTTTCACAGATCGATCTGTTACTAAACTACAGTAACCGGTTTTATGAAAGGCAGTTTATTACCCGCAAAGCCGTAAATCACGATATACTAACCAGGGTGGAAACACTTTTGAATGAATATCTTGACAACAAGAGCAGTTTGGAAAAAGGGCTCCCTTCGGTTGAAGCACTGGCCGATCAACTGCATCTGTCGCCTCATTATTTGAGCGATGTATTACGGTCGCTTACCGGGCAAAGTGCCCAACAGCATATTCAGGAAAAGTTGATTGAGAAAGCAAAAGAATACCTTTCTGTAACCAACTTTTCCGTTGCTGAAATTGCTTACCAGCTGGGGTTCGAACATCCGCAATCATTTAATAAGCTCTTTAAAAAGAAAATGAATGTTTCCCCGCTGGAGTTTCGGCAAACATTTAATTAG
- a CDS encoding SDR family oxidoreductase — MQKTIFITGASTGLGKATAKLFQSKGWNVIATMRNPEKETELSQLENVTLLPLDVTNTEQIKNAVTTSIALHPIDVVFNNAGYGLMGALEALSDEQILKQVNTNLLGVIRVTHAFIPHFREKKSGLFISTTSMGGLLGFPLNSIYHATKFGIEGWSESMSFELGLHNIGIKTVAPGGIATDFLDRSLDRSSHPAYKDLDDKLFGLVEAMMQNAATAEQIAGVVYEAATDGKDQVRYVAGDDAKAMYARRLEIGSEESRKEIRKQILGE, encoded by the coding sequence ATGCAAAAAACAATATTTATAACAGGGGCTTCAACAGGTTTAGGAAAAGCTACTGCTAAACTATTTCAATCAAAAGGCTGGAATGTAATTGCCACCATGCGAAACCCTGAAAAGGAAACCGAGCTAAGCCAATTAGAAAATGTAACCTTATTGCCGCTGGATGTAACCAATACCGAGCAAATTAAAAACGCGGTTACTACATCTATTGCCCTGCACCCAATAGATGTAGTGTTTAACAACGCAGGATATGGGTTAATGGGTGCTTTGGAGGCCTTGAGCGATGAGCAGATTTTAAAGCAGGTTAATACTAACCTTTTGGGTGTAATAAGGGTTACGCATGCTTTTATCCCACATTTTAGGGAAAAGAAAAGCGGGTTGTTTATCAGTACAACCTCTATGGGTGGTTTATTGGGTTTTCCCTTAAATTCTATTTATCATGCTACCAAATTTGGTATAGAAGGCTGGTCAGAAAGTATGTCGTTCGAATTGGGTTTGCATAACATAGGTATCAAAACAGTAGCGCCCGGCGGTATTGCAACCGATTTTTTAGACAGATCTCTCGACCGAAGCTCGCACCCCGCCTATAAAGATTTAGATGATAAGTTGTTTGGCCTTGTTGAAGCCATGATGCAGAATGCTGCAACAGCCGAACAAATTGCAGGGGTTGTTTACGAAGCCGCCACTGATGGTAAAGACCAGGTCCGTTATGTTGCAGGCGATGATGCAAAGGCCATGTATGCCAGACGCCTGGAAATAGGAAGTGAGGAATCGAGAAAAGAGATCAGAAAGCAAATTTTAGGAGAATAA
- a CDS encoding aldo/keto reductase, which produces MKNITKIQLGKNGPLVSKLGLGCMRMSSVWGGPTNDENESIATIQSALDNGINFLNTGDFYGAGHNELLVGKAIKGRRDDAFISVKFGAIFHNGQWLGLDLRPIAIKNFINYSLVRLGIDTIDLYQPCRLDNSVPVEDVIGTVADLIKEGKVRHLGVSEITADQLRQANSVYPVSALEIGYSLADRQIEKDLLPTAKELGIGVVAFANTAEGLLTGEMKAPLPANSYHNHFSRFQGENLVKNLEKVEVLKQMAADKGFTPTQLAIAWVNAQCNDIMPLVSMSRRTRLPENMQAMEIEFTPEEMNTLNTQFAPGAIVGSTYLQR; this is translated from the coding sequence ATGAAAAACATAACAAAAATACAACTGGGCAAAAATGGCCCCCTTGTTTCTAAACTGGGTTTGGGCTGCATGCGCATGTCGTCTGTTTGGGGAGGACCAACTAATGATGAAAATGAAAGCATCGCTACTATTCAATCAGCTTTAGATAACGGCATCAATTTTTTAAACACCGGCGATTTTTATGGTGCAGGCCATAACGAACTGCTGGTAGGCAAAGCCATTAAAGGCCGTAGGGACGATGCTTTTATCAGCGTTAAATTTGGCGCTATATTTCACAATGGCCAATGGCTGGGTTTGGATCTTCGCCCTATCGCTATCAAAAACTTTATCAATTACTCATTGGTACGTTTGGGTATCGATACCATCGACCTGTACCAACCATGCCGATTAGATAATAGCGTACCTGTAGAAGATGTGATTGGCACAGTAGCCGACCTGATTAAAGAAGGCAAAGTACGCCACCTCGGCGTATCTGAAATAACAGCCGATCAATTGCGCCAGGCTAACAGTGTATATCCTGTAAGCGCATTGGAAATAGGTTATTCATTGGCAGACCGCCAAATAGAAAAAGACCTGTTACCCACAGCCAAAGAACTGGGCATAGGTGTAGTAGCCTTTGCCAACACAGCCGAAGGTTTGTTAACAGGCGAAATGAAAGCACCACTGCCTGCTAATAGCTATCATAATCATTTCTCGCGTTTTCAGGGTGAGAACCTGGTTAAGAACCTCGAAAAAGTGGAAGTGCTAAAGCAAATGGCAGCAGACAAAGGCTTTACGCCAACACAACTAGCTATTGCCTGGGTAAATGCACAATGCAATGATATTATGCCATTGGTGAGCATGAGCCGCAGAACACGTTTGCCTGAAAACATGCAAGCTATGGAAATTGAATTCACGCCTGAAGAAATGAATACTTTAAACACCCAGTTTGCACCGGGTGCCATAGTTGGCAGCACTTATTTACAACGATAA
- a CDS encoding helix-turn-helix domain-containing protein, protein MTNPTEIIPGVIFYSYLSTARKDKVGFLSHNTLVMQVSGQFTLETSGQKISMRGGQMLLIGKNQLAQITKTPLPDEDYETIVISLQEDLLRKIAHDEHIELPQKYTGPSNILIPGNDFLQGYFQSVIPYVRNASEKLTTEMGILKVHEGVKLLLHSMPELKAFLFDFSEPYKIDLEKFMLSNFHFNIPVEKFAQLTGRSLAGFKRDFQKIFNMAPRHWLQEKRLTEARHIIETRHKKPSAIYLDLGFESLSHFSHAFKKKFGKAPTEWLQ, encoded by the coding sequence ATGACTAACCCAACCGAAATAATACCGGGCGTGATCTTTTACTCTTACCTCTCCACCGCGCGAAAGGATAAGGTTGGGTTTCTGTCGCATAACACCCTGGTAATGCAGGTTTCGGGGCAGTTTACGTTGGAAACATCTGGTCAGAAAATTTCGATGAGAGGTGGTCAAATGTTGCTGATCGGTAAAAACCAACTGGCGCAAATTACCAAAACCCCACTGCCTGATGAGGATTACGAAACTATCGTTATTTCCTTGCAGGAAGATCTGCTCAGAAAAATTGCGCACGATGAACACATTGAATTACCGCAGAAATACACCGGTCCGTCAAATATTTTAATCCCCGGGAACGATTTTTTGCAGGGCTACTTTCAATCTGTAATACCTTATGTGCGGAACGCTTCAGAAAAGTTAACAACCGAAATGGGCATTTTAAAAGTGCACGAAGGCGTAAAGCTATTGCTGCATAGCATGCCCGAACTCAAAGCGTTCTTATTCGATTTTTCTGAGCCTTATAAAATTGATCTGGAAAAGTTTATGCTCAGCAATTTCCATTTCAATATCCCTGTCGAGAAATTTGCACAACTTACTGGTAGAAGCCTTGCGGGCTTTAAGCGCGATTTTCAGAAAATATTCAACATGGCACCCCGTCATTGGTTACAGGAAAAACGCCTGACCGAAGCCCGACATATTATAGAAACCAGGCACAAGAAACCATCTGCCATTTACCTCGACCTGGGGTTTGAAAGCCTCTCTCATTTCTCGCACGCTTTTAAGAAAAAGTTTGGAAAGGCTCCAACTGAGTGGCTACAGTAA
- a CDS encoding SDR family NAD(P)-dependent oxidoreductase, with product MTHQNENSTAKVWFITGASRGFGRVWADAALKRGDKVAATARKLESIADLKEKYGENVLTLELDVTNADQAKAAVTQAHAHFGRLDIVLNNAGYSLVGTIEEASADDVRALYETNIFGTLAVIQAALPLLRTQGGGHILGTSSGLGHVTMPVIGYYASSKWAFEAIHESLAAEVAPFGIKVTIIEPGAYATEFGSQDSLKFAAGMEIYTDFKTQFVDRLRTLERGDPEATPQALFQIVDAENPPLRFNLGSHNLGWVRDAYNERLATWEAWQEVSNSAQGEPK from the coding sequence ATGACACATCAAAATGAAAATTCGACTGCTAAGGTTTGGTTTATAACAGGTGCATCACGTGGCTTTGGCCGCGTTTGGGCCGATGCTGCCTTAAAACGTGGTGATAAGGTTGCTGCCACTGCACGCAAACTGGAAAGCATTGCTGATTTAAAAGAGAAGTATGGCGAAAACGTACTAACCCTTGAGCTCGACGTTACCAATGCAGACCAGGCAAAAGCTGCCGTAACACAAGCCCACGCACATTTCGGCAGGCTGGACATTGTGCTTAATAATGCCGGCTACTCTTTAGTGGGTACCATTGAGGAAGCCAGTGCAGATGATGTAAGGGCATTGTACGAAACCAATATTTTCGGTACGCTTGCGGTTATACAGGCGGCATTGCCTTTACTGCGTACGCAGGGTGGCGGCCATATCCTCGGCACTTCAAGCGGGCTTGGGCATGTAACTATGCCGGTTATCGGCTATTATGCCTCTTCGAAATGGGCGTTCGAGGCCATTCACGAAAGTCTGGCGGCAGAGGTTGCACCTTTTGGCATTAAGGTTACTATTATAGAGCCGGGTGCTTATGCCACTGAGTTCGGCAGCCAGGATTCTTTAAAGTTTGCAGCCGGTATGGAGATCTACACCGATTTTAAAACACAGTTTGTAGACCGGTTAAGAACTTTAGAGCGTGGCGACCCGGAAGCTACGCCGCAAGCACTTTTCCAGATTGTTGATGCAGAAAACCCACCTTTACGATTTAACCTCGGTAGTCACAATTTAGGCTGGGTGCGCGATGCGTACAACGAGCGTTTGGCAACCTGGGAAGCATGGCAAGAGGTATCAAACTCGGCACAGGGCGAACCCAAATAA
- a CDS encoding helix-turn-helix domain-containing protein, which yields MKKEENTPPKYGSLSEVHRAFGLPKPLHPLISLLNGADQELVVTRPSGSHVLSFYKISYRPRSTGKLKYGQDYYDFDEAGLLFAAPNQIVGGHEDDPTRACSLYTLLIHPDFLWNYPLAKKIKQYGFFSYSANEALHLSDKEKTTIIAIFKNIEEELNSRIDDFSQDVIISQIELLLNYANRFYKRQFITRKAVSHNLLEKMEETLDEYFNSEKSLSEGIPTVQYLSAELNISPSYLSDMLRSLTGQNAQQHIHHKLIEKAKEKLSTTSLSVSEVAYQLGFEHSQSFSKLFKSKTSLSPLEFRQSFN from the coding sequence ATGAAGAAGGAAGAAAACACCCCGCCCAAATATGGTTCGCTGTCAGAGGTTCACCGCGCTTTTGGTTTGCCAAAGCCGTTGCATCCGCTAATCAGTCTGCTTAATGGAGCTGATCAGGAGTTGGTGGTAACCCGGCCATCGGGTTCGCATGTGTTGAGTTTTTATAAGATCTCGTATCGGCCCCGATCAACTGGAAAACTGAAATACGGGCAGGATTATTATGATTTTGACGAAGCAGGCTTATTATTTGCCGCCCCCAACCAAATAGTTGGCGGGCACGAAGATGACCCTACTCGGGCGTGTTCGTTATATACCCTACTTATCCACCCCGATTTTTTGTGGAATTATCCGCTGGCTAAAAAGATCAAGCAGTACGGGTTCTTTTCTTATTCTGCTAACGAGGCACTGCATTTATCTGATAAGGAAAAAACGACCATCATCGCCATTTTCAAAAATATTGAAGAAGAGTTAAACAGCCGGATAGACGATTTTAGTCAGGACGTAATTATCTCCCAAATTGAATTGCTGCTCAATTATGCCAACCGCTTTTACAAACGCCAGTTTATTACCCGCAAGGCCGTAAGCCATAATCTTTTAGAGAAGATGGAGGAAACGCTGGACGAATACTTCAACAGTGAAAAATCATTAAGCGAAGGTATCCCAACCGTTCAGTACCTTTCCGCCGAGCTCAATATATCGCCAAGTTATTTGAGTGATATGCTGCGTTCGCTAACCGGGCAAAATGCGCAGCAACACATTCACCATAAACTGATAGAGAAAGCGAAAGAAAAACTATCAACCACCAGCTTATCGGTAAGTGAAGTTGCTTACCAGTTAGGGTTCGAACATTCACAATCGTTCAGTAAGCTGTTTAAAAGCAAAACGAGTTTATCGCCATTGGAGTTCAGGCAGTCGTTTAATTAA
- a CDS encoding alpha/beta fold hydrolase, which translates to MSTIKAKDGTELYYKDWGTGKPLFFHHGWPLSSDDWDAQLMFFLKEGYRVIAYDRRGHGRSGQASEGHNMDTYASDVATITEALDLRDAVHIGHSTGGGEAIHYAAGLGKDRVAKVVLISAVTPIMIQSESNPDGVPVSVFDEIREGTAYNRAQYFQDFTIPFYGYNREGAKISEGIRHNWWRQGMMGGVKAHVEGIKAFSETDFTEDLKSVDIPVLVLHGEDDQIVPFALSGAKAVKLVKNGKLISYPGFPHGMPATEAATINKDLLEFIKS; encoded by the coding sequence ATGAGCACAATTAAAGCAAAAGACGGAACCGAACTTTATTACAAAGATTGGGGAACCGGGAAGCCACTTTTTTTTCATCACGGATGGCCATTATCAAGTGATGACTGGGATGCACAACTGATGTTTTTCCTTAAGGAAGGATACAGGGTTATTGCTTACGACCGTCGCGGCCATGGCAGATCGGGCCAGGCTTCTGAAGGGCATAACATGGATACTTATGCATCAGATGTTGCTACAATTACCGAAGCGCTTGATCTGCGTGATGCAGTACACATCGGCCACTCAACAGGTGGTGGCGAGGCTATCCATTACGCTGCAGGTTTGGGTAAAGACCGTGTTGCTAAGGTGGTATTAATTAGCGCTGTTACCCCAATAATGATACAAAGCGAAAGCAACCCGGATGGTGTGCCGGTATCAGTATTTGATGAAATCCGTGAAGGTACAGCTTATAACAGGGCGCAATATTTCCAGGACTTTACCATTCCGTTTTACGGTTACAACCGTGAAGGTGCAAAAATATCAGAAGGGATCAGACACAACTGGTGGCGCCAGGGTATGATGGGCGGTGTTAAAGCACACGTTGAAGGTATTAAAGCATTTTCTGAAACAGACTTTACCGAAGACCTGAAAAGTGTTGACATCCCTGTATTGGTATTACATGGCGAAGACGATCAAATTGTTCCGTTCGCGCTTTCTGGTGCAAAAGCTGTTAAGCTTGTTAAAAACGGTAAGCTGATTTCATATCCGGGTTTCCCGCATGGTATGCCTGCTACCGAAGCAGCAACGATTAATAAAGACCTGCTGGAATTTATTAAATCATAA
- a CDS encoding nuclear transport factor 2 family protein, whose amino-acid sequence MPTEEFNKAFANEWISAWNSHNIDAIMSHYADDIEFYSPVIIRLNINAEGKISNKEDLKAYFLKGLSAYPDLHFNLQYVLSGLGSVVLYYESINNTMSAEFMQLNDEGKVTEVRAHYSSK is encoded by the coding sequence ATGCCAACCGAAGAATTTAATAAAGCCTTTGCCAATGAATGGATTTCGGCCTGGAATAGCCATAATATTGATGCCATTATGAGCCATTACGCCGATGATATTGAATTTTATTCGCCGGTGATTATCAGGTTAAATATTAATGCGGAAGGCAAGATCAGTAATAAGGAAGATTTGAAAGCGTATTTTCTGAAAGGCCTTTCTGCTTACCCAGATCTTCATTTTAATTTGCAGTATGTGCTTTCGGGACTGGGTTCGGTGGTATTATATTATGAAAGTATCAATAATACCATGAGTGCTGAGTTTATGCAGCTGAATGATGAGGGGAAGGTTACCGAGGTGCGGGCGCACTATAGCAGCAAGTGA
- a CDS encoding AraC family transcriptional regulator, with protein sequence MDAFITDEVIPKYPFEPDQQTGNTMFRITQNDCVVNYRKSDFLVPHRKNYYFMAFVKDGRNRHWIDTTPYTIKSKAFYFTVPHQVHLKEVSEPFTGVSISFTDDFLAMDESNSLKNLPIIQNPDNGHELLLSDEDFKFVDDLTEKIFAEYHSKNDWQHNMLLAYMKVLLIYLSRLYTEQFTYQEQSPGRLLLKKYLAKIDEAYTNNHEVADYADMLNISPGHLSELVKEQSGKPAITHIHERLIVEAKRLLFHTDFAVKEIAFYLGFEEASYFNRFFKRLTDTTPVNFRNAIREMYH encoded by the coding sequence ATGGATGCATTTATCACCGACGAGGTAATTCCCAAATATCCCTTTGAGCCTGATCAACAGACGGGCAATACCATGTTCCGTATTACGCAGAACGATTGTGTGGTTAACTACCGCAAGTCGGACTTTTTGGTGCCGCACCGTAAGAATTATTATTTTATGGCCTTTGTGAAAGATGGCCGTAACCGCCACTGGATAGATACCACGCCATACACCATCAAATCAAAAGCCTTTTATTTTACCGTTCCGCACCAGGTGCATCTGAAAGAAGTGAGCGAGCCCTTTACTGGTGTAAGTATCAGTTTTACAGATGATTTTCTGGCAATGGATGAAAGCAATTCGCTCAAAAACTTACCCATCATCCAAAATCCTGATAACGGACACGAGCTGTTGCTGAGCGATGAAGATTTTAAATTCGTTGACGATCTGACCGAAAAAATCTTCGCCGAGTACCATAGCAAAAACGATTGGCAGCATAACATGCTGCTGGCTTACATGAAAGTATTGTTGATTTATTTAAGCCGTTTGTATACCGAGCAGTTCACTTATCAGGAACAATCTCCTGGCAGATTATTGCTAAAAAAGTACCTGGCTAAAATAGACGAGGCTTACACCAATAACCACGAGGTGGCTGACTATGCCGATATGTTGAATATTTCGCCCGGTCATTTAAGCGAGCTGGTGAAGGAGCAAAGCGGTAAACCCGCCATTACCCATATCCACGAACGGTTGATTGTTGAAGCCAAGCGACTGTTATTCCATACCGATTTTGCGGTGAAAGAGATTGCTTTTTATCTTGGCTTTGAGGAGGCATCGTACTTTAACCGATTCTTTAAACGGCTTACAGATACTACGCCGGTTAACTTCAGAAACGCCATCCGCGAAATGTACCATTGA